The Allofrancisella frigidaquae genome has a segment encoding these proteins:
- the gdhA gene encoding NADP-specific glutamate dehydrogenase, producing the protein MQAQEHIEKIIAEVEKKDSHEKEFIQAVKEVLHTLKPALEKNPKYIEENILGRIVEPERGISFRVPWVDRNGNVQVNRGYRYQFNGAIGPYKGGIRFHPSVYSGIIKFLGFEQIFKNSLTTLPLGGGKGGADFDPKGKTDAEIMNFCQSFMTELQRHIGPDIDVPAGDIGVGGKEIGYMYGQYRRIRGAFENGVLTGKSLESGGSLIRPEATGYGAVFFLDEMLKHDGASLKGKTVVVSGYGNVSWGVCKKLDQLGAKAVTISGSKGFVHDPAGIIGNEKIEFLLKIREGKASMQDYADKFGATFHAGQKPWGINADIAIPCATQNEIDVADAEKLIQSGVKYIVEASNMPTTNEAIEFLMSKGVILAPGKAANAGGVATSGLEMCQNSARIAWTAEEVETKLQQIMANIFNACRIASEKYGLGYNLVAGANLAGFEKIAEAMIQQGRY; encoded by the coding sequence ATGCAAGCACAAGAACATATCGAAAAGATTATAGCTGAAGTTGAAAAGAAAGACTCTCATGAAAAAGAATTTATTCAAGCAGTAAAGGAAGTTCTTCATACTTTAAAACCAGCTTTGGAAAAAAATCCTAAATATATAGAAGAAAATATTTTAGGTAGAATAGTAGAGCCAGAAAGAGGAATTTCTTTTAGAGTGCCTTGGGTCGATAGAAATGGTAATGTACAAGTAAATAGAGGTTATAGATACCAGTTTAACGGTGCTATTGGACCTTACAAAGGTGGTATTAGATTCCATCCAAGCGTTTACTCTGGAATTATTAAATTCTTAGGCTTTGAACAAATTTTTAAAAATAGTCTTACTACTTTACCTCTAGGTGGTGGTAAAGGTGGTGCTGACTTTGATCCTAAGGGTAAAACAGATGCTGAAATTATGAATTTCTGTCAAAGCTTTATGACTGAATTACAAAGACATATTGGCCCTGATATTGACGTTCCAGCTGGTGATATTGGAGTTGGTGGAAAAGAAATTGGCTACATGTATGGTCAGTATAGAAGAATCCGTGGAGCTTTTGAAAATGGTGTTTTAACTGGTAAATCTTTAGAGTCTGGTGGAAGCTTAATCCGCCCAGAAGCTACAGGATATGGTGCTGTTTTCTTCTTAGATGAAATGCTAAAGCACGATGGTGCATCACTAAAAGGCAAAACTGTTGTTGTATCTGGTTATGGTAATGTATCTTGGGGTGTATGTAAAAAACTTGATCAACTTGGTGCTAAAGCTGTTACAATTTCGGGTTCAAAAGGTTTTGTACACGATCCAGCTGGTATCATCGGTAATGAGAAGATCGAGTTTTTATTAAAAATTCGTGAAGGTAAAGCTAGCATGCAAGATTATGCTGATAAGTTTGGCGCCACTTTCCATGCTGGTCAAAAGCCTTGGGGAATTAATGCTGATATTGCTATCCCATGTGCCACTCAAAATGAAATCGATGTTGCAGATGCTGAAAAGCTTATCCAATCAGGTGTTAAATATATAGTTGAAGCTTCTAACATGCCTACAACAAATGAGGCGATAGAATTCCTAATGAGTAAAGGAGTAATTCTAGCTCCTGGTAAAGCTGCTAACGCTGGTGGTGTTGCTACTTCGGGTCTAGAAATGTGCCAAAACTCTGCAAGAATTGCTTGGACAGCTGAAGAAGTAGAAACTAAACTACAGCAGATTATGGCTAATATTTTTAACGCTTGTAGAATAGCGAGTGAAAAATACGGTCTCGGTTATAATCTAGTTGCTGGTGCTAACTTAGCAGGATTTGAAAAAATAGCTGAAGCTATGATTCAACAAGGCAGATATTAA
- a CDS encoding methylated-DNA--[protein]-cysteine S-methyltransferase yields MLNKTHAIFPALIDTQAKYYVQKISTPIGFMLAIADNNYLYWLSFMNDLKQDSLGDIPKYYRETILFQTNTILNNLNKELGEYFKGQLKSFNIPLKLVGTDFQKQAWQELLKIPYGKTISYLEQAQNIGKAKAYRAVANANGKNPISIIVPCHRVINANGKLGGYTGGIEKKIFLLNCENNTP; encoded by the coding sequence ATGTTAAATAAAACTCATGCTATTTTTCCAGCACTCATTGATACGCAAGCTAAGTATTATGTACAAAAAATAAGTACACCTATTGGTTTTATGCTTGCTATAGCAGATAATAACTATCTCTATTGGCTATCATTTATGAATGACTTAAAACAAGACTCCTTAGGAGATATACCAAAATATTATCGTGAGACAATATTGTTTCAAACAAATACTATTTTAAACAACCTAAACAAAGAACTAGGTGAATATTTTAAAGGCCAACTAAAAAGTTTCAATATACCATTAAAACTAGTAGGTACTGACTTTCAAAAACAAGCCTGGCAAGAATTACTAAAAATCCCGTATGGTAAAACTATCAGTTATCTGGAACAAGCTCAAAATATTGGTAAAGCTAAAGCATATCGTGCTGTAGCAAATGCTAATGGAAAAAATCCTATATCTATAATAGTCCCTTGCCATAGAGTTATAAATGCTAATGGAAAATTAGGTGGGTATACTGGAGGGATAGAGAAAAAGATTTTTTTACTTAATTGTGAAAATAACACGCCTTAA
- a CDS encoding NAD(P)/FAD-dependent oxidoreductase, whose protein sequence is MLTQHNSHYDVIIIGAGAAGLMCAIEAGKRQRKVLVIDHANKVGKKILMSGGGRCNFTNYNVAPDRYLSDNQHFMKSALSRYTQWDFIGLVSDYNIPYHEKTLGQLFCDNKAKDIVNMLLAECDKYNVKIKLETKINKIYKQQICFNVITETLDYSCESLVIATGGLSIPTMGATGFGYKIAKQFGLKVNSQRAGLVPFIFSKEDQQKFAELKGISIFCNVSNAKASFDENILFTHKGLSGPAILQISSYWNTGEAININLSPKISIQDFLVEKKQSGLKSILKNTLTELLPKNFVTTFLDEEFLSKRICDLSNEEINQAASKLHNWVIYPQTTEGYRTAEVTLGGINCDELSSKTLESKKVKNLYFIGEVVDITGWLGGYNFQWAWSSGWVTGQVV, encoded by the coding sequence ATGTTAACACAACACAACAGTCACTACGATGTAATCATAATAGGCGCTGGAGCTGCTGGACTTATGTGTGCTATAGAAGCAGGCAAAAGACAACGTAAAGTTTTAGTTATAGATCATGCTAACAAAGTTGGCAAAAAGATTTTAATGTCTGGTGGTGGACGTTGTAATTTCACAAACTACAATGTTGCTCCTGATAGATATTTATCTGATAACCAACATTTTATGAAATCTGCTCTTAGCCGTTATACACAGTGGGATTTTATTGGTTTAGTCAGTGATTATAATATTCCCTACCATGAAAAAACTTTAGGGCAACTTTTTTGTGATAATAAAGCTAAAGATATCGTAAATATGCTTCTAGCTGAATGTGATAAATATAATGTCAAGATAAAACTAGAAACTAAAATTAATAAAATTTACAAACAACAAATCTGTTTTAATGTGATAACAGAAACTTTGGATTATAGTTGTGAGTCACTAGTTATAGCAACTGGAGGTCTTTCAATACCAACTATGGGAGCTACTGGATTTGGTTATAAAATAGCAAAACAATTTGGACTAAAAGTAAACTCCCAAAGAGCTGGGCTTGTGCCTTTTATTTTTAGTAAAGAAGATCAACAAAAGTTTGCTGAGTTAAAAGGCATCTCAATTTTCTGTAATGTCTCTAATGCTAAAGCTAGCTTTGATGAAAATATTTTATTTACTCATAAAGGTTTAAGTGGACCAGCCATTTTGCAGATATCTTCTTATTGGAATACTGGCGAAGCTATAAATATAAATTTATCGCCTAAGATTAGTATTCAAGATTTCTTAGTAGAGAAAAAACAATCTGGTCTTAAAAGCATACTTAAAAATACTCTAACTGAATTATTGCCAAAAAATTTTGTGACTACTTTTCTTGACGAAGAATTTTTGTCTAAAAGAATATGTGACCTATCCAATGAAGAAATAAACCAGGCAGCCTCTAAGCTACACAACTGGGTTATTTACCCACAGACTACCGAAGGCTACCGTACCGCAGAAGTAACTCTAGGTGGTATAAACTGTGATGAGCTTTCCTCTAAAACTCTTGAATCTAAGAAAGTTAAAAACCTGTATTTTATAGGTGAAGTTGTTGATATAACTGGTTGGCTTGGAGGCTATAATTTCCAGTGGGCTTGGTCTTCTGGTTGGGTTACTGGACAAGTTGTATAA
- a CDS encoding SDR family NAD(P)-dependent oxidoreductase, translated as MKKFNILITGCSHGGIGYVTAVYLRDLGHRVFASARQQKDVNALNAEGFETYLIDVTNYEHIDNALDDILQKTNGTLDVVFNNAGFGQAGALEDIETKHLKEQFETNVFGLHNLTVKALKIMRKQGYGKIIQHSSVLGLIAMKYRGAYNASKYAVEGLADTMRLELKGSDIYMSTLNTGPITSKFRENSLKTIKNVEFEKSAHKLQYEKILAGKHKKVPFNEPAISVAKIVEKIINSNKPKPRYYITKATIIMAIFKRVLPSKLMDTFLSKY; from the coding sequence GTGAAAAAATTTAATATACTTATAACAGGTTGTTCCCACGGTGGTATTGGTTATGTTACAGCTGTATACCTCAGAGATTTAGGACATAGAGTTTTTGCATCAGCACGACAACAAAAAGATGTTAATGCCCTAAATGCAGAAGGTTTTGAAACATATCTAATTGACGTAACTAACTATGAGCATATTGATAATGCTTTAGATGACATTTTACAGAAAACTAATGGAACTCTTGATGTCGTATTTAATAATGCTGGCTTTGGGCAAGCTGGAGCTTTAGAAGATATTGAAACAAAACACCTTAAAGAACAGTTTGAAACTAATGTTTTTGGATTGCATAATTTAACGGTAAAAGCTTTAAAAATAATGCGTAAGCAAGGATATGGTAAAATTATCCAACACAGCTCAGTATTAGGTCTTATAGCAATGAAATATCGTGGAGCTTATAACGCTAGCAAATATGCTGTTGAAGGCTTAGCCGACACTATGAGGTTAGAGCTTAAAGGCTCTGACATATACATGAGCACTCTAAATACAGGACCAATTACGAGTAAATTTAGGGAGAACTCATTAAAAACTATCAAGAACGTTGAATTTGAAAAATCAGCCCATAAGCTACAATATGAAAAAATACTAGCTGGTAAACACAAAAAAGTTCCTTTTAATGAACCTGCTATTTCCGTAGCTAAAATAGTAGAGAAAATAATAAACTCAAACAAACCAAAACCAAGATACTACATAACAAAAGCTACTATAATCATGGCTATTTTTAAAAGAGTACTTCCTAGCAAACTTATGGATACTTTCCTTAGTAAATATTAG
- a CDS encoding amino acid permease: MKEVSIVKQLGAIAIIAGTAVGAGMLGIPFAVAAVGFKYAIVLLFLVWIIMFATAMLMVEANTSQPLGTDMDSITYNLLGKFGRVLNFLFYLLLLYSLLTAYIFMGGQLFQTYVFSLCGITDSNVAKFVFCVVFGFFIFKGIRVVFRVNELFLSLKILAFVLFVAFVAPEIKSSLLENKTLGIEYAWFAIPILVTSFGFHIVIPSIRNYFGNDKVFKKTVAIGALTPLLVYIVWVITTLGTVNLYGTNGFIDLSSKAQTLTQAYKGLGQTKPLLFIQLFENFATITSFLGVALALFSFNKDLYKLDTSKKLKKLLAVIITLVPPLIFAIYFVNSFIAALGYASIFVAFLLIIQPAIMVWILRNRESRNHLLSKLYLVMILLSGIATIALQLLVAFDRLAYI; this comes from the coding sequence ATGAAAGAAGTTTCTATCGTAAAACAGTTAGGCGCAATAGCTATAATAGCTGGTACAGCAGTTGGCGCAGGAATGCTTGGTATACCATTTGCTGTGGCAGCTGTTGGTTTTAAGTATGCTATAGTGTTGCTGTTTTTAGTTTGGATTATCATGTTTGCTACAGCTATGCTTATGGTTGAGGCTAATACTTCGCAGCCTTTAGGTACAGATATGGATTCTATTACTTACAACCTACTAGGAAAGTTTGGTAGAGTATTAAATTTTCTGTTTTATTTATTATTGTTATATTCTCTACTTACAGCTTATATATTTATGGGAGGACAACTTTTTCAAACTTATGTATTTAGCTTATGTGGAATAACTGATAGTAACGTTGCAAAGTTCGTATTCTGTGTGGTATTTGGTTTTTTTATATTCAAGGGTATACGAGTAGTTTTTAGAGTTAATGAGTTGTTTTTGAGTTTGAAAATCCTAGCATTTGTACTATTTGTAGCCTTTGTTGCTCCTGAAATCAAAAGTTCTTTGTTAGAAAACAAAACTTTGGGCATTGAGTACGCCTGGTTTGCTATTCCAATATTAGTTACATCTTTTGGTTTTCATATAGTTATTCCTTCTATTCGGAACTACTTTGGTAATGATAAAGTATTCAAAAAAACAGTAGCAATAGGTGCTTTAACACCTTTGTTGGTATATATAGTTTGGGTTATTACTACCTTAGGTACAGTTAATTTATATGGTACTAATGGCTTTATTGATTTAAGCAGTAAAGCTCAAACACTAACACAAGCATATAAAGGATTAGGACAAACTAAACCATTGTTATTTATTCAGCTTTTTGAGAATTTTGCTACTATAACTTCATTCTTAGGGGTTGCACTGGCATTGTTTTCTTTTAATAAGGATTTATATAAGTTAGATACTTCGAAAAAATTAAAAAAACTCTTAGCTGTGATCATAACGTTAGTTCCTCCTCTAATTTTTGCAATATACTTTGTTAATAGTTTTATAGCTGCTTTAGGTTATGCAAGTATTTTTGTGGCTTTCTTGCTGATTATTCAGCCAGCTATTATGGTTTGGATACTTAGAAATAGAGAATCCAGAAACCACTTGTTAAGTAAACTGTACCTTGTTATGATATTACTATCTGGAATAGCTACTATTGCATTGCAATTATTAGTAGCTTTTGATAGATTGGCATACATATAG
- a CDS encoding FTL_1293 family small RNA FtrC-regulated protein produces the protein MRIPAEREFVIKKAVFKAIKKNESPAKLANSFGISKSTIYKYRRALRDQGFIKKNENGIYVAVENKFSIKKAIPQSGDLFSTTTKNHFAEPEYTKITDIPVRDDIEQRLQSKVQEMRKIKQEHDNEKGVFKKLLGKFKKKL, from the coding sequence ATGAGAATACCAGCTGAGAGAGAGTTTGTCATAAAGAAAGCTGTTTTTAAGGCTATAAAAAAAAATGAAAGCCCAGCAAAACTTGCTAATTCATTTGGAATTTCTAAAAGCACTATATATAAATATCGTCGAGCTTTGAGAGATCAAGGATTTATCAAGAAAAATGAAAATGGCATATATGTTGCCGTAGAAAATAAATTTTCAATAAAAAAGGCTATTCCACAATCTGGTGATTTATTTTCAACAACTACAAAGAATCACTTTGCAGAACCTGAGTATACTAAAATAACAGATATCCCAGTCCGTGATGATATAGAACAACGACTTCAATCAAAAGTTCAAGAAATGAGAAAAATAAAACAAGAACATGACAATGAAAAAGGCGTATTTAAAAAATTACTAGGAAAATTTAAAAAGAAACTCTAA
- a CDS encoding DnaJ C-terminal domain-containing protein encodes MADYYSLLGVSRDCSEADLKKAYRRLAKKYHPDVNKEAGAEEKFKEIQKAYEVLKDKEKRTLYDNYGENWDKVQQGGFGGRGGFSGFSGASSSSQSFNFEDLGDIFGDLFNGASGGSRGFGGGQTKAVKGEDMTVSLRLSVEEAIKGGKRTVSYSYQEAGAQGMPTMQHKTVEVNIPEAIGNGKKLRLKEKGAKGKGINAPSGDLYIKIEVVAHKNYEIDDNDVYEHVSVAPWEAALGTTLEIDTPFGKKRMKVPEGTQSGRKMRIKGKGLAGGDFYIVYDVKLPLADTEDKKEFYRQMKEKMDFDPRN; translated from the coding sequence ATGGCAGATTATTATTCATTATTGGGTGTAAGTAGAGATTGCTCTGAAGCAGATTTAAAAAAAGCATATAGAAGGTTAGCTAAAAAATATCATCCAGATGTAAACAAAGAGGCTGGAGCTGAAGAAAAATTCAAAGAAATTCAAAAAGCATATGAAGTCCTTAAAGATAAAGAAAAGAGAACTCTGTATGATAATTATGGTGAGAATTGGGACAAAGTACAACAAGGTGGTTTTGGAGGTCGAGGCGGTTTTAGCGGATTTTCTGGAGCAAGTTCAAGTTCACAAAGTTTTAACTTTGAGGATCTAGGTGATATTTTTGGAGATCTATTTAACGGAGCAAGTGGCGGTTCAAGAGGTTTTGGTGGAGGTCAAACAAAAGCAGTAAAAGGTGAGGATATGACAGTATCTTTACGCTTGAGTGTTGAAGAGGCTATTAAAGGTGGTAAGCGAACAGTGTCTTATAGTTATCAAGAGGCTGGGGCTCAAGGAATGCCAACTATGCAACACAAAACTGTAGAGGTAAATATCCCTGAAGCTATAGGAAATGGCAAAAAGCTTAGATTAAAAGAAAAAGGTGCTAAAGGAAAAGGTATAAATGCTCCTAGTGGTGATTTATATATAAAGATAGAAGTGGTTGCGCATAAAAATTATGAAATTGATGACAATGATGTCTATGAGCATGTTAGTGTAGCACCATGGGAAGCAGCTCTTGGAACAACTTTAGAGATAGATACGCCTTTTGGTAAAAAAAGGATGAAGGTACCAGAAGGTACACAATCTGGGCGTAAAATGCGTATAAAGGGCAAAGGTCTTGCTGGCGGAGATTTTTATATAGTATACGATGTTAAATTACCTTTAGCAGATACTGAAGATAAAAAAGAGTTTTATCGACAAATGAAAGAAAAAATGGATTTTGATCCTAGAAATTAG
- a CDS encoding APC family permease: protein MLNISAIINLSSIAYMATIGLQSIFFYLIAAITFLLPTALICAELSSMITHNNGGVFSWVKAGLGEKAGVLAMWLEWFNNVVGFPSSVTALIATFSYIGFRGFAENTQTSFFFWLAMAAVFIVISLFNCLPFKRVIILNITGAIFGMIVPGILLIAGAIYFLATGQSNLEYHGFNEVLPIFSLSTYALLVKTFSSYSGIQSVAFHMTNINNPEKNIPRSILIAVVIIVSLTILATISLTIIIPVKDVNVLNGLIQGISQVLNIIGLANAKPIIVVLITVGMLAALSTWILGPARGMQTAAEQKFFPKIMSGKNRFGMPVNMLMIQVLIVMVLSLTFLIMPSVYAAFALLVAITSQFTVVMWIMVFISAIRLRFIRPDIYRVFYVGKRSTNWLLIAMSVVAIVMCILGFILGLFPPAFSRVSNVFQYTLILVIADIIIIAIPLVWIWLHRKRII from the coding sequence ATGTTAAATATTTCTGCAATAATAAATTTAAGTTCTATTGCTTATATGGCAACTATAGGACTTCAAAGCATTTTCTTTTATTTAATAGCGGCTATTACATTTTTGCTACCAACAGCGCTTATATGTGCTGAGCTTAGTAGCATGATTACGCACAATAACGGCGGTGTCTTTAGTTGGGTTAAAGCAGGCCTTGGTGAGAAGGCAGGTGTATTAGCTATGTGGTTGGAATGGTTTAATAATGTGGTTGGCTTCCCTAGTTCAGTTACTGCATTGATAGCTACTTTTTCTTACATAGGGTTTCGTGGGTTTGCTGAAAATACACAGACTAGTTTTTTCTTTTGGCTAGCTATGGCAGCGGTGTTTATAGTTATCAGTTTGTTTAATTGTTTACCATTTAAAAGAGTTATTATCTTAAATATAACCGGGGCTATTTTTGGTATGATTGTGCCTGGAATTTTGCTAATAGCTGGAGCGATATATTTTCTAGCAACAGGACAAAGCAATTTAGAGTATCATGGCTTTAATGAGGTATTACCTATTTTTTCTTTAAGTACATATGCATTATTAGTCAAGACATTCTCTTCTTACTCAGGTATACAGTCGGTTGCTTTTCATATGACTAATATCAATAACCCTGAAAAAAATATTCCTAGGTCAATATTAATAGCAGTTGTAATTATAGTATCTTTAACTATTTTAGCCACAATATCTTTAACAATTATTATTCCTGTAAAAGACGTAAATGTATTAAATGGTTTAATACAAGGGATATCACAAGTGTTAAATATTATTGGTTTAGCAAATGCTAAACCAATAATAGTAGTGTTGATAACTGTAGGAATGTTAGCAGCTCTTAGTACCTGGATTTTAGGTCCAGCTAGAGGTATGCAAACAGCAGCAGAGCAAAAATTTTTCCCAAAAATTATGTCAGGAAAAAATAGATTTGGTATGCCAGTTAATATGTTAATGATTCAGGTACTTATTGTTATGGTTTTATCTTTAACTTTTTTAATTATGCCTTCGGTATACGCAGCATTTGCTCTACTGGTAGCTATTACATCGCAGTTTACTGTAGTTATGTGGATTATGGTATTTATCTCTGCTATCAGGCTTAGGTTTATTAGGCCAGATATTTATAGGGTATTTTATGTTGGCAAACGAAGTACAAATTGGTTACTTATAGCGATGTCAGTAGTTGCGATAGTGATGTGTATACTAGGCTTTATATTAGGGTTATTTCCACCTGCTTTTTCTCGGGTGAGTAATGTTTTTCAATACACATTAATTTTAGTAATAGCAGACATAATAATTATAGCTATACCTTTAGTTTGGATATGGTTGCATAGGAAACGTATTATCTAA